The following proteins are encoded in a genomic region of Drosophila miranda strain MSH22 chromosome 4, D.miranda_PacBio2.1, whole genome shotgun sequence:
- the LOC108164242 gene encoding cytosol aminopeptidase-like, with product MSSRLLMARSVVKSVSHDLIGRLVLNQRHLASIACADAHKGGKGLVLGLYEKEAEKGPRLTPAGEKIDDRLNGKLNELICETKISGRLGRGKVFNNIDEEFQSVCVVGVGIEGIGFNELEMLDEGMENVRVAAGVGARALQEVECIEVHVDSMDYPEQAAEGASLAIWRFEENLSKKLRSIQPKLELFDSPDTDSWTRGLFKAEAQNISRRISEAPANCMTPTAVAQVGVDMLCPCGITVEVRTMEWIEQQRLHSFLMVAKGSCEPPVVLELAYCGTSPEDKPILLVGQGLTFNSGGINLRPCKGMAEFRGDVNGAASILAAMRAAAALSLPINITAVLPLCENMPSGMAVKPGDVVTLLNAKTMAIRNMDRAGVVVIADPMIYGQQTYKPRLVVDIGSMCKGIKKAVGGGATGIWSNSHYVWKQFQKAGSLTGDRLWRFPLWDFYKRRVANHRSFDLSNDGDGLASSCLAAAVLHELVPCSDWAHLDTFGTGLMSTYGLIPYLRAGQMTGRPTRTLVQFLYQLACPGEFSS from the coding sequence ATGAGTTCGCGACTGCTGATGGCCCGGTCAGTGGTGAAGAGCGTGAGCCACGACCTGATCGGCCGTCTGGTTTTGAACCAGCGGCATCTTGCATCGATAGCCTGTGCCGACGCCCATAAGGGAGGAAAAGGACTCGTCCTGGGGCTGTACGAGAAGGAGGCGGAAAAGGGGCCACGTCTGACGCCAGCTGGCGAGAAGATCGACGACCGTCTGAACGGCAAACTGAATGAGCTGATATGCGAGACCAAGATCAGTGGTCGCCTGGGGCGCGGCAAGGTTTTCAACAACATCGACGAAGAGTTCCAGTCGGTGTGCGTGGTGGGCGTTGGTATAGAAGGCATAGGCTTCAATGAACTGGAGATGCTCGACGAGGGCATGGAGAATGTCCGCGTAGCCGCAGGCGTGGGTGCCAGGGCGTTGCAAGAAGTCGAATGTATTGAGGTCCATGTGGATAGCATGGACTACCCGGAGCAGGCGGCCGAGGGCGCATCCCTGGCCATTTGGCGCTTCGAGGAGAATCTGTCCAAAAAGTTACGCTCGATCCAGCCCAAGCTGGAGTTATTTGATTCGCCCGATACTGACTCTTGGACGAGAGGCCTCTTCAAGGCGGAGGCGCAGAACATCTCACGCAGAATCAGCGAGGCTCCGGCCAACTGCATGACACCCACCGCTGTGGCACAGGTTGGTGTGGATATGCTCTGCCCGTGCGGCATCACCGTGGAGGTGCGCACCATGGAGTGGATCGAGCAGCAGCGGCTGCACTCCTTCCTGATGGTTGCCAAGGGGAGCTGCGAGCCTCCTGTCGTACTAGAGCTCGCCTACTGCGGCACCTCGCCCGAGGACAAGCCAATCTTGCTGGTGGGCCAGGGCTTAACCTTTAATTCGGGCGGAATCAATCTGCGTCCATGCAAGGGCATGGCTGAGTTTCGTGGCGATGTAAATGGAGCTGCTTCCATCCTGGCGGCCATGCGAGCGGCTGCTGCCTTGTCACTTCCCATCAACATAACGGCCGTCCTTCCCCTCTGCGAGAACATGCCCTCTGGCATGGCCGTCAAGCCAGGAGACGTGGTCACCCTCCTAAATGCCAAGACCATGGCAATTCGAAATATGGACCGCGCTGGCGTAGTGGTCATTGCGGATCCCATGATCTATGGCCAGCAGACATACAAGCCGCGACTGGTTGTAGACATCGGATCCATGTGCAAGGGCATCAAGAAGGCCGTGGGCGGCGGTGCAACGGGTATCTGGTCTAATTCGCACTACGTCTGGAAGCAGTTCCAGAAGGCTGGGTCACTCACCGGAGATCGGTTGTGGAGATTCCCGCTGTGGGACTTCTACAAGCGCCGGGTGGCAAATCACAGAAGTTTTGATCTCTCGAACGATGGTGATGGGCTTGCCTCATCTTGTCTGGCGGCTGCAGTGCTTCACGAGCTGGTCCCCTGCTCCGATTGGGCTCATCTGGACACGTTTGGCACAGGGCTAATGTCGACGTACGGCCTGATACCGTATCTCCGAG